The Wolbachia endosymbiont of Drosophila innubila region GGGACACATGTCATTGTCCGTAATTGCGCGTATGCTTAGTTTATTTTCTGGGATAACTTGAGACCATGTGTATAATATTTGTGCATGGACGAAATGAAAGCTAGTTATAAGAGAGAGAGCTAAAAAAATAAAGATATTAGCTATATTCATTTGTATAAAAACCTAAGTTAAAAATTAGTAGTAAGGTTATCTTAAATGATTAAAATTTATAATCACAAAATTCATAATCAAATTATACAAACAATTTCTAAATTATTCTAGTATCAGATTGACACTCTAGATGAAAAATTCTAAAATGATTAAGTAATTTAAAATAATTATATAAAAACTAGAATATAGTGCGGCCGTGGTGGAATTGGTAGACACGCAGCGTTGAGGTCGCTGTGGCTCATAAGGCCTTGGAAGTTCAAGTCTTCTCGGCCGCACCAGTTTTTATCGCTGTTTAATATGGGTAAAAATGTTTATAGGAAATCAGAGTAGCAATAAGGTAGAAAGAGCTATCAGCGAAATCAGGCGCGGTCGGCCAATTGTAATATATGATGAAAGTAATTACCTATTGTTTGCTGCTGCTGAGGCTTTAGAAAGAGATTTATTTAATCAATACAAGCTTACATCAAGTAATGTATATGTTACTTTAACTTCAAGTAAGGTAAAATACATATCTCAGAATAAAGAACATAACAGCAAACGTCTGTTGGTGAATAATTTTGATGAACTGCTCTATTTAATAAACTGTTCAAAGGAAGATTGCATAAAAGAGTTGCAATGCTCAAAGACAATAGATGAATGTGCTATTGCCTTGCTTAAGTTCTCAGAATTATTGCCATACGCGTTAGTGGCTGATATGACTTTTGAGAATAACCATGAAATGCGAAATTGGTGCGAGAAAAATGACGTTATTGCACTGGACACGTCATTCATAAATAATTTTCAAGAAAATCAGGATGTATATGAAGTGTGCAAAACATCATTATTTTTAAAACAGACTCAAGAAGTAAATATCATATCTTATAGAACCGAAAGTGGTGGAAGAGAACATCATGCAATTATCATTGGCAATCCAGATAAAGATGACGAACCATTAGTGAGAATTCATTCTTCGTGCTATACGGGTGACTTGTTAGATAGCTTGTCATGCGATTGCAGAAGTCAGTTACATCAAGCAATTCAAATGATAGCTGACTCTGGAAGTGGTATTATATTGTATTTGATGCAAGATGGAAGAGGCATTGGTTTAACTAATAAGTTAAGAGCGTACAGTATGCAAAGAGGACATAATCTTGATACTGTTGATGCAAATAGAATATTGGGTTTTGAAGATGATGAAAGGAGTTTTGCTGTTGCAGCTAAAATGCTTAAGAAATTGAACATTAACAAAATCCAATTACTTACAAACAATGATAGGAAATTGTCAGAATTGGAAAGTAGTGGTATAGGAGTTACAAAGTGTCTACCACTTATTGTGGAACGTAATAAATATAACGATTCATATATGGAGACAAAGTTTGGTAAATTAGGCCATAGATTAAGAGTTTTTTAGCTTTTTTGCTGTAACTACTTTGTTAATTTGCTATGTTTATTAACATAAGTTAAGATTTTTAGGAATACTAAAATGCTAAGATTTTTTAAGCGAGAAAAAAATACTGAATCCTTAGATAAGGATATAAATTGGAATTCAAACCGCTACAGCACAGTTATTGCTCAAAGGAATATTCTACTTTTATTTGCATTAATATTATTAGCAACGATCTCTATCAGCATATTAGTCATATTTAAAATTAGCACAAGTAGCACTATTGAGCCATTTGTTATAGAAATTGACAAGAAATCAGGAATAGTGCAATTGGTTGATCCTGTCACAGTAAAACAGTATTCTGCAGATGAAGCGCTAAACGATTATTTTATTTCAGAGTATATAAAAGCAAGGGAGGTTTTTGATCCATATCATTATAATTATAACTATTATACAAAGGTGAGGTTGTTTTCCTCACCTGATGTGTATAATGAATTTAGAAATTATGTAGGATCGCAGAATATGGATGATCTTTTTAATTTATATTCAGATACCAAAAGTGAATTTAAAATTCGCTCAATTCAAAAGTTGGGTAACGATGCTCTTCAGGTGAGATTTTTTGTGGAATTTACACGGAAAGATAGAAGTTCTACGAGAAAAAATAAGATAGTTATTATGTCATATAGATATGCATCGCTTGAAATGGATGATCAGCAAAGATATATTAACCCATTAGGATTTCAAGTTATTTCATATAGAGTAGATGATGAATATGTATAGGATATTATTAGTTTTAGCTTTACTTGTAAGTGGCAATTTAAACGCATCCATTAATTATAATGAGCCTATTTCTATAGATAGTAGAATAAAGACTTTTGTGTATAGCCCTAATGAAGTATTTACGGTGGTTTTTAGTCAGGGTTACTATTCTTATATTGAATTTGCGGAAGGAGAAAAAGTTAAAAATATCGCTGTTGGTGATGCATCAAGTTGGAAAATTAATCCTTATGACAATAAATTGCTTATCATGCCATTTGAAGTTAGTAGTCGCACTAACATGATTATTACGACAACTAAAAAAAGAAATTACATTTTTGATTTAATCTCAAGGCCAAACTACGATAAATACCCGGATACTGATGCTAAGAAAGTAGATCACGATTATTCTGCTGAAAAGGATATATCTTACGTAGTACGTTTTTATTATCCTCAAGAAGAAGGTGAATTTGATGTTGATTTAGATGAGGTTTCTTTACCTACTCAAATGCAATATACTACAGACAAGCTAGAAAAAATAATACAAGAAAATGATACGAAGTACAATTATACATATATTGATGAAGGTGGTAATGCGGATATAGTTCCGATCGAGTTATTTGATGATGGTTATTTAACCTATTTAAAATTTAGAAATAATAATAAAATACCTCAGGTTTTTGTAGAAGGGGAGGATAAACCTTGTAAAAGGCTGTTATTTGATGATTATGTTATAATAAAAGGAGTACATAAAAAGCTATTTATGCGTTATGAAGATGGTGAAGTTGAAATTATAAATAGGTCACTTTAGCTGTGGTACATGCAATATGAATAAAGAAAGGCGTAACAATTCAGAAGATGAATCAGAAATAGAGAATAAGGTAGTAACAGTTGGCTCTAATCAAGGTCATAGGGCATTGATGGTCATTATTTTAGTGCTTCTGGCTGGTGGAGTGTATTATCTCTATTTTAGTCCTTCTCCTAAAGAGGGTTCAGAAGTTATTAAAAAAGAGGAAACAAAGCAAAACGTTCAAGAATTGAAAGGAAAGTTGGAACAAGTTCCAGATAATGTAATGGTTCCTGAAAGAATAATAACTGATCCCTTACCACCCTTACCTCCTCTTCCTACACCACTAATCATACCAGAAATAAAACAAATTAGAAAAGAAGAAGTGATGAAAAAAGAAGAAGAGAAACCAAAAGAAACTCCTGTGTCAAATATACCTATTTTGCCAAAGCAAAATTTTCCTTCTAGTAATGTTATGGGCAATTTACCTACCTCGTTTCCTACAATAGGGGGTGGCGGTTATCCTAGAGACAGACGTAGTGCACAGATGTTGACAATTTCAGGTGGTAGTGGAGAGAACAAGGCTGCTGATGCTATTTTATCCGACACTTCAGCACAATCGAGCAAAGCTACCAGAGTAGGAAAGCTTGGTTTAATGATTACTCAAGGTAAAATTATTGATGCTGTTCTTGAAACTGCAATAAACTCTGATCTGCAAGGAATGCTGCGTGCTATGGTGAGTAGAGATGTTTATGCAGAAACTGGTGATACAGTTTTAATACCTAAAGGCTCAAGATTGATAGGCAGTTATTCATTTGACTCGAATGTTGCTAAATCTCGTGTAAATATAAACTGGAATAGAGTGATTCTGCCACATGGAATAGATATTGCAATCTCATCACTTAGTACTGACGAGCTTGGTAGAGCAGGAATAGCAGGAATAGTTGATAACAAAATAGTAAGTGCGTTATTCTCTTCGGTGACACTTGCTGGTGTTTCGATTGGTTCTGCTGTTATAGGGCAAAAGGCTTCTAATCTTGTTGATACGCTAACTGTCAGAGATGCAGTAAAGTCTATCACTGCAACCGAAATAGATTTTTCTTCTCTCCAACTCATTATTGACCCAGAAAAGAAGATATCTAGTGACAAATGGAAATTAGGCCTTGGGGCTATCGGAAGAATTCGGAGTGCCAAAAGCAGACAAGATTTACTAAAAATAATGAAAGAGGAAATAGCAAAAGCACTAGGAATTGAAGAAGACGAGGTAAATATAAGCCTGGAAATTGTAAATCAACTGTTAGAACAAATTCAAAGAAAAAGCAAGTCTGTTTATGATGAAGCAATCGGGAAATCAATCGAGGATTTTTCTAAAGATATGCGGGATGTAGTGGGCAGATATACAGATAAAAAACCAACTATTTATGTTGATCAAGGCACTGCATTGAAAGTATTTGTTAACCAAGATATAGTATTTCCTCCACAGGCAATATTAAATCAATGAAATGAACTATGCTGCACTTGATACATATTTGGAGCCATTACAAGGCATATTTCAAGAAGAAGGCGTAAATGAAATATCAATAAATAAGCCAAAGGAAGTATGGATTGAAAATCGCGGTGAAATAAGGTGTGAAAAATTAGAAGTATTCGATCTTAACCATTTGAAATCTCTTGGCAGACTGATTGCTCAAGCTACAGAACAAAAACTTAGCGAAGAAGCGCCGTTACTTTCGGCAACATTACCAAATGGTTATCGTATACAGATAGTATTTCCGCCAGCATGTGAACCTGATAAAGTAGTCATGTCGATTCGTAAGCCTTCTAGCATGCAGTTAGCACTCGATGATTACGAAAAAATGGGGGCTTTTTCTGAAACTGTTACAGAAGCAACTGATAATCCAGTTGACCGTCATTTGGATTTATTGTTAAGGCAAAAAAAAATAAAAGAGTTTTTAGAATACGCTGTAATAAGTAAGAAAAATATTATAATTAGTGGTGGAACTTCCACTGGTAAGACTACTTTTACTAATGCTACTTTGCGTGCTATTCCAGATGAGGAAAGAATTATTACTGTTGAGGATGCAAGGGAAATCGTTTTGAACGATCATCCCAATAAAGTCCATCTAATTGCCTCTAAAGGAGGGCAGGGCAGAGCAAAAGTAACCACTCAAGATTTGATAGAAGCGTGCTTACGTTTAAGGCCAGACAGAATAATAGTTGGTGAGCTCCGTGGAGCGGAAGCTTTTAGTTTTCTTAGGGCGATAAATACTGGTCACCCTGGATCAATATCAACCCTTCATGCGGATAGTCCAACAATGGCCCTTGAGCAAATAAAACTGATGGTTATGCAAGCAAACCTTGGCATTCCTCCAGACCAAATTATACCATACATTAGAAATGTGATTGATATTGTTATTCAGCTAAAAAGAACCGGTGGGGGCAAAAGAAGCATTTCTGAGATATTATTTACTAGATCTGCGAGCGAAAATGCTTAAATTTATACATAAGTTAAGGAAGAGTAGTTTATGAGTAATAGAAATCACCTACGTAATATTCTCATAGGAGGTGTAGTAGCTTTTAGCGTACTTGAGTTTTGCTTCTATCTATCTGGTATATTGTTTGTTCTGTTTGCTGATGGTCCGGATGCTGTGGATTTTAAGGCAATTAATCCTAGTTTGACGCCTTTCCCTCAAGCTCTTTGGCCAACGATTTTTGATCATATACAATATTGTTGGCATCATCCAGAGTTATATAGCCTTGAGCTCAAAATCACATTAATTATATCTTCTGCACTGCCTATCATTGTTTTAATGATTATCTTATGGAATTTAAGAGAAAGGATAATTGAGTGGCGACCATTTAAAAAGAAGGAATCACTTCATGGAGATTCGCAGTGGGCATCAGAGAAAGACATACGAAAAGCAGGATTAAGAAGCAAAAAGGGATTATTGCTTGGTAAAGATAAAAGAGGATACTTCATTTCTGATAGGTTTCAGCATGCATTGTTATTTGCACCTACAGGTTCTGGTAAGGGTGTTGGCTTTGTAATTCCTAATTTATTATTTTGGACTGACTCGGTAATTGTACACGACATAAAATTAGAAAACTATGAAATAACAAGTGGTTGGCGAGAACGACAAGGACAAAAAGTATACGTATGGAATCCAGCGCAGCCAGATGGAATAAGTCACTGTTACAATCCATTACAATGGATTAGTGAAAAACCTGGGCAGATGGTTGACGATGTGCAGAAAATAGCTAACCTAATCATGCCTGAACAAGACTTTTGGCAGAATGAAGCAAGAAGCTTATTTGTTGGAGTGGTATTATACTTACTTGCTGCACCAGAGAAAGTTAAATCTTTTGGTGAAGTTGTGCGTACGATGCGTAGTGATGACGTGGTTTATAATCTTGCTGTTGCTCTTGATACAATGGGTAAAATACTACACCCTGTAGCATATATGAATATTGCAGCTTTTTTACAAAAAGCTGATAAAGAAAGGTCAGGTGTTGTATCAACCATGAACTCATCACTTGAATTGTGGGTAAACCCATTGATTGATACTGCAACTGCGTCAAGTGATTTTAATATTCTAGATTTTAAAAAGAAGAAAATTACAGTTTATGTTGGTTTAACTCCTGACAACTTGACTAGGCTCAGGCCTTTAATGCAGGTTTTTTACCAACAGGCAACTGAGTTTTTATGTAGAAAATTGCCATCGGATGACGAGCCTTATGGCGTATTGTTTTTAATGGATGAGTTTCCTACACTTGGAAAAATGGAGCAATTTCAAACAGGTATTGCATATTTTCGTGGTTATCGAGTTAGGTTATTCTTAATTGTTCAAGATACTGAGCAGCTCAAAGGAATATACGAAGAAGCAGGGATGAACTCCTTTTTGTCAAACTCGACTTACAGAATAACTTTTGCAGCCAATAATATTGAAACAGCTAATTTAATATCGCAACTTATAGGAAACAAAACTGTACAACAAGAATCGTTGAATAAGCCTAAATTTTTAGATTTAAATCCTGCTTCAAGGTCATTACATATCTCTGAAATACAGAGAGCATTGCTATTGCCTCAAGAAGTTATTATGTTGCCACGTGACGATCAGATAATTTTAATAGAGTCGACTTACCCAATTAAATCAAAGAAAATTTTGTACTACAGTGATACCACCTTCACAAGAAGGCTGCTCAAACAAACTCGTGTGCCTACACAAGAACCATATGACCCAAACAAAGTTCTTTCTGCCGCTGCGAGCAAAGATAAGGTTAATAACGAGGGGAATAATGTTCTTGAGGGACCTAATTCAGTTGATTATCCTGCTGAAACTAAAACCGAAGATGCAGTATATGATGAATCAGATGAATTTGCAGACGAAGATATTGATGATGAAGATATCGACGATAAGTTTGAAGATGATGACGAGGAAGATGAGGATAGGAGCGATGATGGGTTTGATGACGAAGAAGAGGAGGATGAATTTGAAGATGAGGATAAATTAAAAAATGACGAGAAGTAAGGTTAACTTTGCCTATTTTTAGCTCAGAAAAGTGCAAGTTATGCAAATAATTAGGTTTTTCATATTAAGCCATTTTTAATTAATTAGTATTAGATTAGCTATTTTAACTAGGGGAGTAGTAATGATTAGTAAAAAAACATTAGCGGTTACAGCATTTGCTTTATTGTTGTCACAACAATCTTTTGCAAGTGAAACAGAAGGGTTTTACTTTGGTAGTGGGTATTACGGTCAATATTTAAATAACACAAGCGTACTAAAAACAAGCACTACAGGTATCAAAAATTTGTCTATAAATGACAGGGGTGCTCAGAACACAGAAGGTCAGTCACTAAGTGAGTATAAAGGAGATTATAATCCACCTTTTGCTGCAAATGTGGCATTTGGTTACACAGGGGAATTGGGTAACAACAGCTATAGGGCTGAATTGGAAGGGATGTATTCTTCTGTAAAAGTGGATAATATTGGTTTAACAAGTAGCCAAATAACTGTTTCATACCTAAAGGAGACTGATGAGGATTCTGATAAAAAAACTTATCTCTATGGTGCTGCAGTTAGTCATGACCAAATTGAGAACATATCTGTAATGGCAAATGTTTATCATCATTGGAAAAGTGACCGTTTCTCTTTTTCTCCTTACGTTGGTATTGGGATCGGTGCAACAAGAATGACGATGTTTGAAAAACCGTCAATAAGACCCGCAGGTCAATTAAAAGCTGGCTTTGACTATCGCATAAACGAAGATGTAAATATGCATATCGGATATAGAGGTTTTGGTGCTATTGGTAGCGATATTAAGCTTACAGCAAAAAGGTTAGGACAAGTGGTAGACGACTTTAATAATAATAAAAAAAAGAAGCTTAATCCTAGCTCAGGTAGCAAAGTAACTGAGGAAATAAATATAGGTAATCAACTATTTCACACACACGGTATAGAGGCTGGTCTTACTTTCCATTTTGCCAGCAAAGCTTAAACATGTTGCCCTTTAAAAAATGCATAAAACCGTTCCTGTCGTCCTATGGCTTGACCATAGGATCTAGTGAAATATAGATCCAAGTAGTCACGCTACTTGGATGACTAGGTAGAGGGTACTGGGATGATATAGGATAATATGGGATGAAGGCAAAAAAACATTAGCTATGTTCTTTTCACAACAATGCATCTCTTCATTCCCGCTAAGTCATATACATATTCCTGAAAAGCTAATTCGTATGAGGGGATTATTTTGTCAATATTGCTTTGATCTTCACCTATCTCCAATATCGCAAACCCATTTTTTTTAAGGCACTTTCTCAATATTGGAAAAATGCTCAAGTAACAGCTCAAACCATCAATACCACCATCAAGGGCAATTCTTGGTTCCTTTTGCACTTCAGCTTGCAAGTCTTTCAATTTGCTTCTTTTAATATATGGAGGATTACTGATTATAAGATCGAATGAACCTCTGCACTCTGTCCACGAACTTGGAAATATTTTGGCTCTGCTGAGAAGATCATGTTTTTTTGTGTTCTGATAGGCAACTTTATATGCTTCCAAGCTTTTTTCAAAACCGACGCCAACAGCATATTCATACTCACTAAGTACGGATATCAATAAACAACCTGTGCCTGTACCAAAATCTGCAATTTTTAGTTTCTGTTTTTTGTTTGGGTAATATTTTAACACTGCTAGGATTATTGTTTCACTATCTGGCCTTGGATCTAAAACATGCTGGTTAACTATAAAATTTTTACTCCAGAATTCACGATTACCTATTATTTGCGATATTGGATATCTTTCCGCTCTTTTTTTTGTTAATTTCCAAAATAAAAGTTCTTTCTCCATCGGCACTTGATCAGCATGGTTCACAATTATAAATGATCTTTCCACTCCAAGTACGTGCTGCATGATGATTTCACAATCTAAATGTGGTGATTCAACTTTATGTGACGATAATAACTCCGATCCTTCTTGAATTAAAGTGCTGATTGTTTTCATTATTCTAAAAATATGTTTCTTTCAGCCAAAAATAGCAAGATGAGCTTCCAGTTTAGGGTAGCTGCACTAAATCCCAGTGTCAAGCACGCAGCTGTACGAACATTGCAATTTGCAGATCCAAGTAGCTTGACTACTTGGATCCAGCTAAGTTGGTGAGCATAAAAGTATAGCTAATGCGAGCTTTACGTCATACCGTCACGGTATCTCTAGATTCCGCTAACACGTAGCGGGACGACGAGGTCAGGGTGTCATCCTAGTACCTTCTCCTGTCATCCCAGTGCCCTGACTACTTGGATCCAGGAAAAAGAATGGTGTCATCCAAGTAGCCTCCCTCCCCTGTCATCCCAGTGCCCAGACACTGAGATCCAGAAAAGTTTGCTTGTAAGCAAGCAAACTAGCACAGAAAGTGGTTACAACATTTTCGATGAGATTATATGGAAAACTGGATTCCAGTGTCAAGCACTGGAATGACACCTTCCTGCCCAGTTCATGTTGCCATAAATATTAAGAAATTTACCAAGCAAAAAAAAGGCAAAAGAAGCCCTAGTCATTGTCTATTTTCAGTATTGGCGTTTTTTAAGTCTTAAACACTGCAATTTAGCTGCTTTTAAATGCAACTCACCTTAGTTTAAATGTTTAAGAAATTTACTAAGCAAAAAAAAGGCAAAAGATATCCCGTATTAGCTAGTTGTCACTCTCTAATCTTGCAAATTGGCGTACTATACTGTCTTAAACGCTTTATAAGCGCGTTTCAGCTTATATAGGTAAAAACCCAGAAATGTTGTGAAGAAGTAAAGTGTGCATAGTGCAAAAAATTAAAAATAAGACGCCAATTACGTAATACTGTTGTCATTTAATCTGCACAGATTGAAGATAAATGAATACCTTCAGTACCATGATAATGGGGCTGGCGAAGGGTGTCAAGTAAGTTTTTTCGTTTCTACTGAATGACAGTTGTGGCTTGGGAGGTAGTGCAAGAAGTCTACTGATGGCTTTCAAGGCAGTTGAGCTTAATTATTAGAGTAGTAATGTTTATTTTTATATTGACTATTGAGGTTTATTATTTTATAACTAAAAACTTAGTTATTTTAATGAGCTTGAGTTTATAACATATGCCTACGATAAATCAATTAATACGTAAGGGTAGATTAGGATTGACCCATAAGAAAAAGGTACCAGCTTTGGGAGAAAGCAACCCTCAAAGGAGAGGTGTTTGCACTAAGGTGTATACTACAACTCCTAGAAAGCCTAACTCAGCACTCCGTAAAGTAGCCAGAGTAAAAATTAGTGGGTATGGTGAAGTGACGGCTTATATACCTGGTGAAGGTCATAATTTACAAGAACACTCTGTTGTTTTGATACGTGGTGGGCGGGTTAAAGATTTGCCAGGTGTGCGTTATCACATAATAAGAGGTGCCCTTGATCTGCGTGGTGTGCAAAATCGAAAGAAAGCTCGTTCAAAATATGGTGTAAAGAAATCTGGTTAAAGTTTATGGCTCGTCGGAATAAAGCAAAAAAAAGAGAAATAAGTCCTGATTCGCGTTACGGCAGTGTTTTGCTGATGCGTTTCATTAATACAATCATGAAATGTGGTAAAAAATCTACTGCAGAAAAGATTATCTATGACGCTTTGTCTTTAGCTGAAAAGAAAATAGGCGAAGGTGGGTTATCAATTTTTGAGACAGCAGTAGGAAATGTTACTCCTTCTATAGAAGTGCGTTCTCGACGCATTGGTGGTGCAACTTATCAAGTACCTGTTGAAGTTCGACAAGATAGAGCGGTTTCTTTAGCGTTAAGGTGGATTGCTAAAGCAACTTCTGCTGCTCGAAAAAAGAGTGGAAAAACCACTGTTGATTGTTTGCAATCTGAAATACTGGATGCTTATAATAAACGCGGTGGTGCGTTTAAGATGTGCGAAGAAAAATATAAAATGGCTGAAGCTAATAAGGCATTTTCTCATCTTCGTTTTTAATGTTAGCTAATTAATTGTGATATGGAAATTGGAATATCTAAATACAGAAATATAGGGATAATGGCTCACATAGATGCTGGTAAGACTACCACAACAGAGCGTATTTTATTTTATACTGGTAAGCAAAATAGAATTGGTGAAGTGCACGATGGTGCAGCTTCTATGGATTGGATGGAGCAGGAAAAAGAGCGTGGTATTACAATCACATCTGCTGCAACAACATGTTTTTGGAATGATCATAGGGTCAATATAATAGACACTCCTGGTCACGTTGATTTCACTATTGAAGTTGAGAGATCTTTAAGGGTTTTGGATGGTGCAGTTGCTGTATTTGATGGAGTTGCTGGAGTTGAACCTCAATCTGAGACAGTGTGGCGTCAAGCTGATAAATATAGCGTTCCTCGTATCTGCTTTGTTAATAAGATGGATAGAATAGGGGCAAATTTTTATCGATGTGTTGATATGATAAAGACGAAGCTTGGTGCAGCACCTTTAGTTATTCATTTACCAATAGGGAGTGAGAAAGATTTCAAAGGTATAATTGACCTTATTTCTATGAAAGCCATTATATGGCAAGAAGAAACGTTGGGCGCTAAATTTTCTTATGAAGATATTCCTTCTGATTTGCTTGATAAGGCTCAAGAATATCGAAATCTTTTATTAGATGCTGCAGCTGAGATGGATGATGAAGCGATGAATACTTACTTTGAGTCTAATGATCTGCCAGTGGATTTACTGAAAAAATGCGTGAGAAATGGGACCATTAAAGGAAAATTTGTTCCTGTGTTATGTGGATCAGCTTTTAAAAATAAAGGCGTACAACCACTTTTAGATGGTGTGATTGACTTTTTACCTTCTCCTATTGATGTTGATGTAATTGTTGGAATTGATCCTAAAGATTCAGAAAAGAAAATTGAGGTCAAACCTTCAGAAAAAGAGAAATTTGTTGCTCTTGCATTTAAAGTGATGACGGATAAATTTGTAGGCAGCTTGACGTTTATCCGTATTTATTCTGGTAAATTAAAGTCTAAATCTACCATTTCAAATGCGTTAAAAAACGAAACTGAAGGGATTGGCAGAATGTTACTTATGCATGCAAATAACCGAGAAGATATAACTGAGGCTAGGGCTGGAGATATAGTTGCTTTAGTTGGGCTAAAGAAAACAACCACCGGAGATACTTTATGTTCTGTTGATTTTCCTATATTATTGGAGCGTATGGAATTTCCTGAGCCTGTTATTGAAATTGCTGTAGAACCTAAAACCACTTCAGATCAGGAAAAATTAGGTATTGCTCTAAATAGGTTGGTTGCAGAAGATCCTTCTTTGAGAATGTCAGTAAATGCGGAAAGTGGCCAGACTATATTGAAAGGCATGGGTGAGCTCCATCTTGAGATTATTGTTGATAGAATGAAGCGCGAATTTAACATTGAGGCTAATGTCGGTGCTCCTCAGGTTGCATATCGTGAAACTATCACTAAATCTGTTGAAATTGATTACACTCATAAAAAACAATCTGGTGGAGCTGGTCAGTTTGCTAAGGTTAAAATAAAATTT contains the following coding sequences:
- a CDS encoding GTP cyclohydrolase II; this encodes MFIGNQSSNKVERAISEIRRGRPIVIYDESNYLLFAAAEALERDLFNQYKLTSSNVYVTLTSSKVKYISQNKEHNSKRLLVNNFDELLYLINCSKEDCIKELQCSKTIDECAIALLKFSELLPYALVADMTFENNHEMRNWCEKNDVIALDTSFINNFQENQDVYEVCKTSLFLKQTQEVNIISYRTESGGREHHAIIIGNPDKDDEPLVRIHSSCYTGDLLDSLSCDCRSQLHQAIQMIADSGSGIILYLMQDGRGIGLTNKLRAYSMQRGHNLDTVDANRILGFEDDERSFAVAAKMLKKLNINKIQLLTNNDRKLSELESSGIGVTKCLPLIVERNKYNDSYMETKFGKLGHRLRVF
- a CDS encoding virB8 family protein, giving the protein MLRFFKREKNTESLDKDINWNSNRYSTVIAQRNILLLFALILLATISISILVIFKISTSSTIEPFVIEIDKKSGIVQLVDPVTVKQYSADEALNDYFISEYIKAREVFDPYHYNYNYYTKVRLFSSPDVYNEFRNYVGSQNMDDLFNLYSDTKSEFKIRSIQKLGNDALQVRFFVEFTRKDRSSTRKNKIVIMSYRYASLEMDDQQRYINPLGFQVISYRVDDEYV
- the virB9 gene encoding P-type conjugative transfer protein VirB9, whose product is MNMYRILLVLALLVSGNLNASINYNEPISIDSRIKTFVYSPNEVFTVVFSQGYYSYIEFAEGEKVKNIAVGDASSWKINPYDNKLLIMPFEVSSRTNMIITTTKKRNYIFDLISRPNYDKYPDTDAKKVDHDYSAEKDISYVVRFYYPQEEGEFDVDLDEVSLPTQMQYTTDKLEKIIQENDTKYNYTYIDEGGNADIVPIELFDDGYLTYLKFRNNNKIPQVFVEGEDKPCKRLLFDDYVIIKGVHKKLFMRYEDGEVEIINRSL
- a CDS encoding TrbI/VirB10 family protein — its product is MNKERRNNSEDESEIENKVVTVGSNQGHRALMVIILVLLAGGVYYLYFSPSPKEGSEVIKKEETKQNVQELKGKLEQVPDNVMVPERIITDPLPPLPPLPTPLIIPEIKQIRKEEVMKKEEEKPKETPVSNIPILPKQNFPSSNVMGNLPTSFPTIGGGGYPRDRRSAQMLTISGGSGENKAADAILSDTSAQSSKATRVGKLGLMITQGKIIDAVLETAINSDLQGMLRAMVSRDVYAETGDTVLIPKGSRLIGSYSFDSNVAKSRVNINWNRVILPHGIDIAISSLSTDELGRAGIAGIVDNKIVSALFSSVTLAGVSIGSAVIGQKASNLVDTLTVRDAVKSITATEIDFSSLQLIIDPEKKISSDKWKLGLGAIGRIRSAKSRQDLLKIMKEEIAKALGIEEDEVNISLEIVNQLLEQIQRKSKSVYDEAIGKSIEDFSKDMRDVVGRYTDKKPTIYVDQGTALKVFVNQDIVFPPQAILNQ
- the virB11 gene encoding P-type DNA transfer ATPase VirB11; amino-acid sequence: MNYAALDTYLEPLQGIFQEEGVNEISINKPKEVWIENRGEIRCEKLEVFDLNHLKSLGRLIAQATEQKLSEEAPLLSATLPNGYRIQIVFPPACEPDKVVMSIRKPSSMQLALDDYEKMGAFSETVTEATDNPVDRHLDLLLRQKKIKEFLEYAVISKKNIIISGGTSTGKTTFTNATLRAIPDEERIITVEDAREIVLNDHPNKVHLIASKGGQGRAKVTTQDLIEACLRLRPDRIIVGELRGAEAFSFLRAINTGHPGSISTLHADSPTMALEQIKLMVMQANLGIPPDQIIPYIRNVIDIVIQLKRTGGGKRSISEILFTRSASENA
- a CDS encoding type IV secretory system conjugative DNA transfer family protein, whose product is MSNRNHLRNILIGGVVAFSVLEFCFYLSGILFVLFADGPDAVDFKAINPSLTPFPQALWPTIFDHIQYCWHHPELYSLELKITLIISSALPIIVLMIILWNLRERIIEWRPFKKKESLHGDSQWASEKDIRKAGLRSKKGLLLGKDKRGYFISDRFQHALLFAPTGSGKGVGFVIPNLLFWTDSVIVHDIKLENYEITSGWRERQGQKVYVWNPAQPDGISHCYNPLQWISEKPGQMVDDVQKIANLIMPEQDFWQNEARSLFVGVVLYLLAAPEKVKSFGEVVRTMRSDDVVYNLAVALDTMGKILHPVAYMNIAAFLQKADKERSGVVSTMNSSLELWVNPLIDTATASSDFNILDFKKKKITVYVGLTPDNLTRLRPLMQVFYQQATEFLCRKLPSDDEPYGVLFLMDEFPTLGKMEQFQTGIAYFRGYRVRLFLIVQDTEQLKGIYEEAGMNSFLSNSTYRITFAANNIETANLISQLIGNKTVQQESLNKPKFLDLNPASRSLHISEIQRALLLPQEVIMLPRDDQIILIESTYPIKSKKILYYSDTTFTRRLLKQTRVPTQEPYDPNKVLSAAASKDKVNNEGNNVLEGPNSVDYPAETKTEDAVYDESDEFADEDIDDEDIDDKFEDDDEEDEDRSDDGFDDEEEEDEFEDEDKLKNDEK